The Streptococcus marmotae genome contains the following window.
AATATCGATAGCCAACTCTGCAAGCAAGCGTTTCGCCACCGCACCAACTGCAACTCTCATCGTTGTCTCACGTGCGCTCGAGCGCTCCAAGGAATTTCGTAAATCATCAAAGCGATACTTAATCCCGCCGACCAAATCCGCATGACCTGGGCGTGGGTGCTTAATCCTGCGCTTGCTCTTCAAACGGTCCTCAATATCTTCAACTGCCATAATGTCCAGCCACTTCTGGTGATCATTATTAATAACATGAAGCGTGATAGGCGCTCCTGTCGTCTTTCCATGCCGTACACCAGATGTAATCTCGACCTGATCTGTTTCAATCTGCATCCTAGCCCCACGGCCGTACCCACCTTGACGACGCTTCAAGTCTGCATTGATGTCTGCTGCTGTCAGAGACAACCTTGCTGGTACACCCTCGATAATCGCGGTCAAACGTGGTCCATGCGACTCACCTGCTGTTAAATAACGCATCTATTCCTCCAATACTGTCAATATTTTTTGCATATTTGCCAATGAAAGCTGGCCCGGAGCACTCGCTTCATCCAAGCTAGCAAAGGTCCAACAAGAACCCGTGATACTTCCAGCTATCCGTGACAACATCCCCAATTTCCCCATAGACATAGTAGCATAGGCTTGTTCTGCGTTAAGCGTTTTAAAGCCACGTGTATAGTTCATCACATCCAATACATCCTGCTCTGTGTGTGCCATAACGGCCATTTTAACAACAGCAGGAGATAGACTGGTCAATTCAGACATGATTTCCATATAGTTTTCAGGGGTCTCCACAAAATTATGATAGCTCAATACCAGATTTGGAAAGGCCAACATCTCCTCAAAGACTTCCTTATGAGAGTAATACTCAAAGTCAATATACTCAGGCTGATAAAGACTGGCAATTTCTTTTTAGTAATTGAATATACTCCGCATCAGAAAGCTCAATATGGCCACCCTCACGACTAGTTCTGAGCGTAAAAATCACTTCACGTCCAACAAATTTTTCAAAAACAGCTGGGGCTACTCTCAAAATCTCTTCCTTTGGAAGATAATCAGCCCGCCACTCAATCAAGTCTGCTGCTTCGAGTCTATTCACATCAATATTTTCGACATCCTCAATGCTGCGAGGCATAATTGGAACTACTATTTTCATTTTTCTACCTGTATCGTAAAGACCTTGAGGTAATTACTACTTTCATCATTTTTGTTTATCACAAAATCGCTCGGTAGGCGATAGGTTTGGAGATAGCGGTGCTTGCGCCCCATAAATCCCTTTTCAATTTCTTTTTTAAATTTTTCAAGCCCTACATTCGACGCATTAGTGGAAGCGATAATCTGTCCGTCAGGATTGAGAATTTCAAGCGATTGAGCAATCAGCTTATGGTAATCCTTAGCAACCGAGAAGGTCTGCTTTTTATTGCGTGCAAAACTAGGCGGATCAAGGACAATGACATCATAAGATAAGCCTTTTCGTTTGGCGTATTTAAAGTATTCAAAGACATCCATCACAATGAAACGATGACTCTCTAATAATAAGCCATTCGCCTGAAAATGGGCTTCTGATAATTCTCTCGAACGCTTGGCCAAGTCCACAGAGGTTGTCTCAGCTACACCACCCATGGCTGCTGCTACTGAAAAAGCTGCCGTATAAGAAAACAGATTCAAGAGACTCTTACCCGCTGCAAATCCATCAACTAGCAATCCTCTCACCTCATGCTGATCTAGGAAAATTCCTGTCATCAAACCATTATTCAAAAAGACTTGGTAGGCAACGCCGTTTTCAAAAATGGTAAACTCTTCAGGTGCTTCTTGACCATACAGATGGACTGATTCATAGTCCAAACCTTTGAAACGAATTTTTTCATAAGCCCCTAGCAGATCGGGAAAAACGACTCGAAACGCTGCTACAATCTCCTCTTTTATCGAGTAAATATAGTCATTATACCACGAAAAGACCGCATAATCATGATAGCGGTCAATTGTCATACCGCCAAAACCATCACCGTCTTGGTTAAACAAACGATAAGCAGTTGTCACCGTTGACTCTTCAAAAGACTGTCTCTTCTGTCTAGCTTCGACAAACAACCGTTTAAAAAATGCTCGATCCAACGGCTCCTTTTTCTTAGAAACCAGCCAGCCAATCCCCTTATTTTGGACAGAAAGATAGGCCGTCCCTAGAAAGTGCCCTTGCTGATTCACCAACTGAACCACGGTGTTCTTCATCTCAAGATGAGGAAAATCTTGCGCCTGTAGCACACAAATCCCCTGCTGTATTTTTCGCTCCACACTGGGGCTTACGGTTACTGTATTCATATGTTTATTATATCAAAATTTAGATTATATCTCAAAAAAACTCCTCACATTAAAGGATATTTTAAAAATATGGTATAATGAACTAAGATTTTATGAAATAGACTATGGGAAGAAAGGAAGCTCTTGTGAACAAAAATCGCTATCTCTTATCAAAAATCTTGCGTTCTAGAATTGGTTTTGTCCTCGTTCTCGTAACCATCTACTGGATAAAGACACTATGGGCTTACCTCATTGATTTCAATTTAGATACCAAAGGTTTTTACCAAAATTTCATTCTCTTTATCAACCCACTTCCAGTCGGGCTGCTCTTTATCGGACTAGCCCTCTATATCAAATCAACAAAATGGTTCTACCGAATCGCAGGATTTCTCTATTTCTTGCTGTTTTTATGGCTATTTTCAAATACCTTGTACTTTAGAGAGTTTTCAGACTATATCTCGATTTCAACCATGCTAGCTAGCTCCAGCGTCGCAGCTGGGCTCCTGCAAACAACGCTGAAATCCCTTCGCTTTTGGGACTTTACCTACTTTCTGGATTTCATCGCATTTGCCTATCTCTTAGCTAAAAAGAAGATTTCAGTTGACCCTAAGCCCTTTAACAAGCGAGCAAGTTTTGCGGTCACAGCCCTGTCAGTCATGCTCTTTTCAGTCAACCTCTTTCTCGCAGAAATTGACCGTCCTGAACTATTGACCCGTGGCTTTTCAAATACCTATATCGTACGGGCCCTCGGTCTGCCATCCTTTCTTGGCTACAATGCCTATCAGACCTACAATGCCCATAAAGACCGCTCAGAAGCAAGCCCAGAAGATTTAACCCCTGTCCAACAATACATCACAGAACACCATGCCAAACCAAACGAGGAATACTTTGGTATGGCAAAGGGGCGCAATGTCATCTATCTTCACCTAGAAAGTTTACAGCAATTTATCATTGACTACAAACTAAAGGTCGAAGACAAAGAGTATGAAGTGACCCCCTTTCTCAACTCTCTCTACCACTCCAATTCCACCTTTGCCTTTTCCAACTTCTTTAACCAAGTCAAAGCAGGAAAGACCTCTGATGCCGAAACGATGATTGAAACCTCTCTCTTTGGACTCAATCAAGGCTCCTTCATGGTTCAATACGGTGGCAGCAATACCCAACAAGCAGCACCTTATATCCTGTCCCAAGAAGCAGGTTACACATCGGCTGTCTTTCACGGAAATGCTGGTAGCTTCTGGAATCGGAACAATACCTACAAACAGTGGGGCTACAACTACTTCTTTGATAAGACCTATTTCACTGAAACCAATGCAGAAAATTCATTTGAATACGGTTTAAATGATAAGGTCATGTTCACCGATGCGATTCCCTACTTTGAACGCTTACAACAACCTTTTTATACAAAATTTATCACCGTTTCGAACCACTATCCCTACACCACCAGCCTCTCAGGTGATGAGACAGGATTTCCCCTTGCCGATACAAAAGATGAGACAATCAACGGCTACTTTGCTACCGCTAACTATCTAGATGCCTCTATCAAAGCCTTCTTTGACTACCTAAAGGCAACTGGGCTCTATGAAAAATCCATCATCGTTCTCTACGGAGACCATTATGGCATTTCCAATTCTCGTAACCCAAGTCTCGCCCCACTTCTTGGTAAAGACCCAGAAACTTGGTCAGACTACGACAATGCCATGCTCCAACGTGTCCCTTATATGATTGTCATTCCAGGAATGAATAAGGGACGCATCATTGATACCTTTGGTGGCGAAATCGACGCCCTCCCAACCCTCGAGCATCTCCTTGGTATCGACTCGACCAAATACCTTCAGGTCGGTCAAGATTTACTATCAAAGGAAAACAAGCAGATCGTTTCCCTACGAACGCCGGGGAACTTCATCACCCCTACCTATACCAATTATTCTGGTAAACTTTACTACACAGAAACCGGTGAAGAAATTACCAATCCCGATGAGAATACGCAAAACATCATTGAGACAATCAAAGAAGAAACCAATGCTCAGCTGCGAGCAAGTGACGCCATCCAGACAGGCGATCTTATCCGCTTTTTAAACAACGGACTACCTCCTGTCAATCCAAAGGACTATTCTTATCTCCATTCTCTTGATAAGGAAATAGAAATCGAAAACGAACTCGGCAGCAAATCAACAAGCCTCTACAGCCAGCGTGGCAATCAGTCCACTGTAGACCTTTTCCAAGCCAAAAGCTATCGCTTACTCCACGAGCAAACGACAGCTGCTACAACCGCTTCAACAGCGCCAAGTAGCTCTTCTAGCAGTACAGAAGAAGAGAAATAATTAAATCTCCCTATAAATAGTAGGGAGATTATTTTTGTATCCTGACCAGATCCGCTCATCAAAAAACGGCTCTATAATATCTGTAGTGGGTACGCCCGCCACAGAGATTATGGAGCCTTTTTCAGTGTAGAAAAAAAGTTCCATATGACCTATAATGAAAAGCGACAAAACTATCATTTAGAAAGACTCATATGGAACAACTAAATCTTATCACAAATTTTCTCAAAATGAAAGACAAAAATATCACTATCACTAATGAATGCGACATGGGAACACACTTAGAACTCCACGGTCACTTGGATTACACAGCCCCTAAATGCCCTTCCTGCAAGGGACAAATGGCTAAGTACGACTTCCAGAAAGCCTCTAAAATCCCCTACTTAGAAACTGCTGGCTACCCGCTACTTATCCGCCTTCGAAAGCGTCGTTTCAAGTGCAAAGACTGTGGGAAAATAGCGGTCGCTGAAACTCCTATTGTTAAGAAGAACCATCAAATCTCTGTCGCTGTCAACCAGAAAATCGCACAATTACTCATCGAAAAGCAAGCAATGACACATATCGCACACAGACTCTCCATTTCTACATCTACAGTTATTCGAAAACTCAATGAGTTTAAATTTGAAACGGATTGGGATAAGCTTCCAGAAGTCATGTCCTGGGATGAGTATGCCTTCAAGAAAGGGAAAATGAGCTTTATCGCTCAAGATTTTGACACAAATAACATCATCGCTATCCTTGATGGAAGAACGCAAGCAACCATCCGAAATCACTTTCTGAGATACCCTAGAAAGGTCAGAAACCGCGTTAAAATCATCACTATGGACATGTTTAGCCCTTACTATAAATTGGCTAAACCCTTCGCCCTCCAATTTCTAAGCTCAGGCTGAAACAGTCTATTCCCAGACTGTTTCACTCCCACATGCCAAAATCGTGCTGGATCGCTTCCACGTTGTGCAACATCTCAGCCGTGCTATGAACCGTGTCCGTACCCAAATCATGAATGCTTTTGACCGCAAATCGCATGAATACAAGACGCTCAAACGCTACTGGAAACTGGTACAACAAGATAGCCGTAAACTCAGTGACAAGCGGTTTTATCGCCCTACTTTTCGCATGCATTTGACCAATAAGGAAATCTTAGACAAGCTCCTATCCTACTCAGATGAGTTACGACAACATTATGAACTCTATCAACTTCTTTTATTCCATTTCCAAGAGAAAAACTCAGATCATTTCTTTGACCTAATTGAGCAAGAAATAGCCACTGTTAACCCTATTTTCCAGACGGTATTTAAGACGTTTCTAAAGGATAAGGACAAGGTTTTAAACGCCTTGGAATTGCCTTATTCCAACGCTAAATTGGAAGCTACCAATAATCTTATCAAAGTCATCAAGCGTAATGCCTTTGGATTTCGGAACTTTGAAAACTTCAAAAAGCGGATTTTGATTGCCATCAATATCAAAAAAGAGAAGACCAACTTGGTCCTCTCTAGATGTTAGCTGACATCTACCCACTACAGTTGACAAAGAGCCCAAAAAACAACCTACCCAGGGAGTTTCCTCCCTGGGTAGGTTGCGTCTCTTTTATTAGGTTTTGATAGAAATCATCCTATCCCTACTAGAGTCTCAGGAGTCGAATTATTCTTCGTCTTCTGATTTTTTCTTGCCAAGTCCGAGTAAAGCCGCAACTCCTAACGCAGCAGCGCCGTATGCAAATGCAGCATTTCCTACAGTATCACCTGTGTTTGGTAATTCTGCTTTCGCTGGTTCTGCTGGTTGAGCAGGAGTGCTTGGAGTAGCTGGTGTTGCTGGCTCAGCTGGTTTGCTTGGTTCTACCGGTTTACCTGGCTCAACTGGTTTCCCTGGAGTTGGTGGTACTGGAGTTGTTGGAGGTGTCACTGGTGGAACCGGTGTTGTTGGTGGCGTTACTGGTGGAACTGGTCTTACTGGAGGTACTGGTGTAGTTGGTTTCTTCTTGTACACGTAGGTAACTTTCTTATGACCATTTGTGTAGCGACCGCTTGGATCGTCACCTTCTACACGCACCAATTCATAGCCGTCAATCTCTTTTGGAGTTGTTGCATATGGATCGTTTGGTTTACCCTTGCTGTTTTCTTGTGGTGCTACTGGATTTCCGTCTTCATCCACGAAGTTGACTTCAAGAGTGCCTTCTTCAATTGGTTTAGCTGGCTCTTCAACTACTTCGTAGACGTAAGTTACGATAAGAGTTGTGTTGGCAACAAGCTTGCCAGTTGCACCCTCAGATGACAACAAGTGACCATTTTCATCGACAGCACCTACAGGATAAGTACCAACTGGTACACGTTTGTAAGTCTTGCCATCGTAGCCTTTGATGAACAATGGACGATGAGCATCCGTGTTGGTGTTGTACTCAGTTCCTTCTGGTTGGTTGTACTGAACAACGTTGTTGTCTGCGATCACACGACCATCTTTGTCCTTGTACTCAACGATGACAGATCCTTTTTCAACAACTGGTGTAGATTTCAAGCGGTAGATGTAGGTAACAGTTGTAATACCTCTGACAACATTGCCATCTTCCACATCGCCATCTTTCACTTTGACCAATTCGTAGACTTTACCGTCTTTGCCTGGGATTTCCTTAGGAATTTCCTTTTCACCTTCGTTCGTGTGGTACTCAGTTCCAATTGGTGATTTTGGTGTATCAACGGTTGGATCTTGGATTTCTTCACCAGCTTCGTTGACATAGTGAACAACGACTGAACCTGCTGGTACGTAAGGTACTGGCGTATTTTCCTTAGGATCTTTTGGATTTTTGAGCGTTGGTGGCTCATAGCCTTTCGTTGGGTCATTTGGATCTTTTGGTTTCAATGGTTTGCTTGGATCTTTCGGATCTACTGGGACAAATCCATCGATGTCTGGCAATGGTGGGTTATTGCTTGGATCCTCTGGCGTACCATCATAATCCACTGGTGGGATTGGAACACCTGTATTTGGATTCACTGGAGGAGTTAGTGGATCTTTTGGATCTGTTGGTTTAGATGGATCTACTGGGATGTACGGGATGTACTTACCTGGTTTTTCCGTTGGTGTTTCACGTTTCTTGTACTCGTATTGGATGACTTGTGGATCTTCCGTTACTTTACCATTTTGTGGTGCAGAACCGCCTCGAAGTTTTGGAGTACCGTCTGCGTTTCTCACCAAGTCATAGAAGTTACCTGCGTTGTCTTGCAACTCTTCTGGTGCTTGGTCAACGTAGTCAGTATCAATTGGAGTACCGTCTTCTTTAACAACTGTATCTTTTGGATCTTTTGGATCTCTGTAAAGACGAGTGCTTGAACCTTCTACGAAGTATTGAGCTGTTACTTTTCCACCTGATTTAGCTAGCTGATTTTCTTGCTCAGGTTTTTGCTCTTCTTTCAACTTGTAGACATAGGTGATTTCTTTTTTCACGCCAGCTGCAACTTTACCTTTTGCAAGGTCTGAGTATGCAACCAAACGTCCGTCTGCATCTACTTCACCAGCGTCGTACTTGCCAGCAGGGACACGCTCGTACACTTTTCCATCTGGAGTTCTAAGCGTGCGTTTACGGATGGTTTCAACTGTTGTATCGTAGTCTACACCTGGCTTAGCATTCTCAAGAACTATTACATCCTCCGTATTGCCCTCAATCTTATCACCTAGTTCATCCACATAGTTAACAATAACAGAACCAGCTTTTTCATAAACATAGGTTACTGTACTTGTACCTTTCTTAACTTTTGCTTCTTCTCCATTTTCTGGGTCTGAACCTTCTTTTACTTCTTTCAAGTAGTAGACAACATCTTCTTCTGGTGAATTTGGATCGTTTGGATCTTTCGGTTCCTTAGTTGTAATCTTCGGATCTTTATGATCTGTTGTGTCGTATGGAGTATCTACTGGTGATTTAGGAGTGTCCTCAACTGGTTTCTTGATTTCATTTCCTTCTTCATCTTCATACTTCACGACAACGTTTCCAGCTGGTACGTAAGGAATTGGAGTATTTTCCTTCGGATTCTCTGGTGTTGGTGGGATATATTTGCCATTTGGATCTTTTGGTAATGGGTTATTTGGATCGTTTGGATCTACTGGGACAAAGCCATCGATATCTGGCAAACGTGGATCATCACTTGGCTCCTCTGGTGTATCATCGTAATCCACTGGTGGAATTGGATTGCCATTTGGATCTAGAGGAGGATTGTTCTCTGGATCGTTTGGATACTTAGGATCGTTTGGATTTGATGGATCACCAGGATTTTCTGGGATGTAAGGAATGTATTTACCAGGTTTATCCGTTGGCGTTTCACGTTTCTTGTACTCGTATTTAATAACTTGTGGATTTTCAGTTACGTTACCTTCTTGAGGTGCTGAACCGCCTCGAAGTTTTGGAGTTTTGTCTGCGTTTCTCACCAAATCATAGAAGTTACCTGCGTTGTCTTGCAACTCTTCTGGTGCTTGGTCAACGTAGTCAGTATCGATTGGAGTACCGTCTTCTTTAACGACTGTATCTTTTGGATCGTTTGGATTTCTGTACAGACGAGTGCTTGAGCCTTCTACGAAGTATTGAGCTGTTACTTTTCCACCTGGTTTAGCTTGATTTTCTTCTTGCTCAGGTTTTTGCTCTTCTTTCAACTTGTAGACATAAACAACGTGAGTGGTTCCTTCTACGACATCACCTTGGTCTTTTCCTGAGAAGAAAACTCTTTTGTGATATTTTCTTTTACAACTGTCTCATCACCAACTTTTGGTGTTTGTGAAACTTCTTTAAACTCATATGTCTTACCTTTAAATAGGATAGATTCTGGTTTTTCAAGATCTGTTTCACCTGTGTTATATCTAGTTCCTGGGTCTACATTTGTTAGGTCAGAACGCTCTGATTGGATTTCTTCACCAGCTTCATTGACATAGTGAACGACTACTGAACCCTTAGGTGCTGGAGCTTCTGGTTGTTTCTCTTTGTAAACGTAGATAACGTGGGTTGTTCCTTCTTTAACAGTTCCTTCTGTTTCATCGCTGAACTTGTTGGTGTCATCTACTGTTACAACGTCTTTATCTCCAACTTTTGCTGTTTTTGATACTTCTTTGAACTCATAGGTCTTGCCATCTTTAGCGATTGAGCCTGGTTGTTCACGGTCGCCTTCAGCTGTGTTGAAGCCTGTACCTGTTGGTTGATCTGTTGTATCTTTGAATGGATCTTGGATTTCTTCACCAGCTTCGTTGACATAGTGGACAACTACTGAACCCTTAGGCGCTGGAGCTTCTGGTTGTTTCTCTTTGTAGACGTAGATAACGTGGGTCGTTCCTTCTTCAACAGTTCCTTCTGTTTCATCGCTGAACTTGTTGGTGTCATCTACTGTTACAACGTCTTTATCTCCAACTTTTGCTGTTTTTGATACTTCTTTGAACTCATAGGTCTTGCCATTTAGCGATTGTGCCTGGTTGTTCACGGTCGCCTTCAGCTGTGTTGAAGCCTGTACCTGTTGGTTGATCTGTTGTATCTTTGAATGGATCTTGGATTTCTTCACCAGCTTCGTTGACATAGTGGACAACTACTGAACCCTTAGGCGCTGGAGCTTCTGGTTGTTTCTCTTTGTAGACGTAGATAACGTGGGTCGTTCCTTCTTTAACAGTTCCTTCTGTTTCATCGCTGAACTTGTTGGTGTCATCTACTGTTACAACGTCTTTATCTCCAACTTTTGCTGTTTTTGATACTTCTTTGAACTCATAGGTCTTGCCATCTTTAGCGATTGAGCCTGGTTGTTCACGGTCGCCTTCAGCTGTGTTGAAGCCTGTACCTGTTGGTTGATCTGTTGTATCTTTGAATGGATCTTGGATTTCTTCACCAGCTTCGTTGACATAGTGGACAACTACTGAACCCTTAGGCGCTGGAGCTTCTGGTTGTTTCTCTTTGTAGACGTAGATAACGTGGGTCGTTCCTTCTTTAACAGTTCCTTCTGTTTCATCGCTGAACTTGTTGGTGTCATCTACTGTTACAACGTCTTTATCTCCAACTTTTGCTGTTTTTGATACTTCTTTGAACTCATAGGTCTTGCCATCTTTAGCGATTGAGCCTGGTTGTTCACGGTCGCCTTCAGCTGTGTTGAAGCCTGTACCTGTTGGTTGATCTGTTGTATCTTTGAATGGATCTTGGATTTCTTCACCAGCTTCGTTGACATAGTGGACAACTACTGAACCCTTAGGCGCTGGAGCTTCTGGTTGTTTCTCTTTGTAGACGTAGATAACGTGGGTCGTTCCTTCTTCAACAGTTCCTTCTGTTTCATCGCTGAACTTGTTGGTGTCATCTACTGTTACAACGTCTTTATCTCCAACTTTTGCTGTTTTTGATACTTCTTTGAACTCATAGGTCTTGCCATCTTTAGCGATTGTGCCTGGTTGTTCACGGTCGCCTTCAGCTGTGTTGAAGCCTGTACCTGTTGGTTGATCTGTTGTATCTTTGAATGGATCTTGGATTTCTTCACCAGCTTCGTTGACATAGTGGACAACTACTGAACCCTTAGGCGCTGGAGCTTCTGGTTGTTTCTCTTTGTAGACGTAGATAACGTGGGTCGTTCCTTCTTTAACAGTTCCTTCTGTTTCATCGCTGAACTTGTTGGTGTCATCTACTGTTACAACGTCTTTATCTCCAACTTTTGCTGTTTTTGATACTTCTTTGAACTCATAGGTCTTGCCATCTTTAGCGATTGAGCCTGGTTGTTCACGGTCGCCTTCAGCTGTGTTGAAGCCTGTACCTGTTGGTTGATCTGTTGTATCTTTGAATGGATCTTGGATTTCTTCACCAGCTTCGTTGACATAGTGGACAACTACTGAACCCTTAGGCGCTGGAGCTTCTGGTTGTTTCTCTTTGTAGACGTAGATAACGTGGGTCGTTCCTTCTTTAACAGTTCCTTCTGTTTCATCGCTGAACTTGTTGGTGTCATCTACTGTTACAACGTCTTTATCTCCAACTTTTGCTGTTTTTGATACTTCTTTGAACTCATAGGTCTTGCCATCTTTAGCGATTGAGCCTGGTTGTTCACGGTCGCCCTTCAGCTGTGTTGAAGCCTGTACCTGTTGGTTGATCTGTTGTATCTTTGAATGGATCTTGGATTTCTTCACCAGCTTCGTTGACATAGTGAACGACTACTGAACCTTTAACTTCTTTGTAGATATAGGTTACTGTTTGAAGCTCTTCTTTCACTTCACCGCTTACTGGTGCGCTTGATGTCAAGTGACCTTTTTCATCTACCTTACCGACTCTGTAATCATCACCTGCAGGTACACGGCGGTAAGTTTTGCCGCTATATGCTGACGTGATTGTTTCTGGTCTAAGTTCAGGCGTTTCAGTGTTGTACTCGTCTCCTACTAGCTCTTTGTGTTGCTACAGGTTTACCGCTAATGATCTTGTCAGCTTCTTTAAATGGAATTAGATTTCCGTCAGTATCTCTGTATTCTACGACAACATCGCCTTTGACAAGTTCATACACGTAAGTGACATGGTGCTCGCCTTGTGGCACAGCTCCTGTCGGTTCGACACCAGTTGGGTCAGAAAGAGAGACAGTCGCATTGTCTTCGATGTCTGATACCAAGTTGCTAGCTGCACCGACTACACCGACGTCATAGGTGTCAGCTTTTGCGAGTTTATAGAGCCTTTTCTTATTGCTATCCTTCTCAGTACCTTCAATTGTAGGGCTTCAAGGTAGCTGATGTCGCATAGTTCAACCCTACTGTTACACCCTCTTCCACTGTTCGTACAACTGGGGTAGAGCATCCTTATAGTCTGCTTCAGCTTGCTCTTTGAGGACATTGCCTTTGGTATCTACATAGTGTACGAAGACTTTACCTTTGCCAAGTTGGTCTGGATTATCTGCTGTTACTGGTACACCACGGGCAGCAGATGAGAAGTCATACTGACTTGCTGTTCCTG
Protein-coding sequences here:
- a CDS encoding class I SAM-dependent rRNA methyltransferase, whose protein sequence is MNTVTVSPSVERKIQQGICVLQAQDFPHLEMKNTVVQLVNQQGHFLGTAYLSVQNKGIGWLVSKKKEPLDRAFFKRLFVEARQKRQSFEESTVTTAYRLFNQDGDGFGGMTIDRYHDYAVFSWYNDYIYSIKEEIVAAFRVVFPDLLGAYEKIRFKGLDYESVHLYGQEAPEEFTIFENGVAYQVFLNNGLMTGIFLDQHEVRGLLVDGFAAGKSLLNLFSYTAAFSVAAAMGGVAETTSVDLAKRSRELSEAHFQANGLLLESHRFIVMDVFEYFKYAKRKGLSYDVIVLDPPSFARNKKQTFSVAKDYHKLIAQSLEILNPDGQIIASTNASNVGLEKFKKEIEKGFMGRKHRYLQTYRLPSDFVINKNDESSNYLKVFTIQVEK
- a CDS encoding LTA synthase family protein; translated protein: MGRKEALVNKNRYLLSKILRSRIGFVLVLVTIYWIKTLWAYLIDFNLDTKGFYQNFILFINPLPVGLLFIGLALYIKSTKWFYRIAGFLYFLLFLWLFSNTLYFREFSDYISISTMLASSSVAAGLLQTTLKSLRFWDFTYFLDFIAFAYLLAKKKISVDPKPFNKRASFAVTALSVMLFSVNLFLAEIDRPELLTRGFSNTYIVRALGLPSFLGYNAYQTYNAHKDRSEASPEDLTPVQQYITEHHAKPNEEYFGMAKGRNVIYLHLESLQQFIIDYKLKVEDKEYEVTPFLNSLYHSNSTFAFSNFFNQVKAGKTSDAETMIETSLFGLNQGSFMVQYGGSNTQQAAPYILSQEAGYTSAVFHGNAGSFWNRNNTYKQWGYNYFFDKTYFTETNAENSFEYGLNDKVMFTDAIPYFERLQQPFYTKFITVSNHYPYTTSLSGDETGFPLADTKDETINGYFATANYLDASIKAFFDYLKATGLYEKSIIVLYGDHYGISNSRNPSLAPLLGKDPETWSDYDNAMLQRVPYMIVIPGMNKGRIIDTFGGEIDALPTLEHLLGIDSTKYLQVGQDLLSKENKQIVSLRTPGNFITPTYTNYSGKLYYTETGEEITNPDENTQNIIETIKEETNAQLRASDAIQTGDLIRFLNNGLPPVNPKDYSYLHSLDKEIEIENELGSKSTSLYSQRGNQSTVDLFQAKSYRLLHEQTTAATTASTAPSSSSSSTEEEK
- a CDS encoding MucBP domain-containing protein, which encodes MKEEQKPEQEENQAKPGGKVTAQYFVEGSSTRLYRNPNDPKDTVVKEDGTPIDTDYVDQAPEELQDNAGNFYDLVRNADKTPKLRGGSAPQEGNVTENPQVIKYEYKKRETPTDKPGKYIPYIPENPGDPSNPNDPKYPNDPENNPPLDPNGNPIPPVDYDDTPEEPSDDPRLPDIDGFVPVDPNDPNNPLPKDPNGKYIPPTPENPKENTPIPYVPAGNVVVKYEDEEGNEIKKPVEDTPKSPVDTPYDTTDHKDPKITTKEPKDPNDPNSPEEDVVYYLKEVKEGSDPENGEEAKVKKGTSTVTYVYEKAGSVIVNYVDELGDKIEGNTEDVIVLENAKPGVDYDTTVETIRKRTLRTPDGKVYERVPAGKYDAGEVDADGRLVAYSDLAKGKVAAGVKKEITYVYKLKEEQKPEQENQLAKSGGKVTAQYFVEGSSTRLYRDPKDPKDTVVKEDGTPIDTDYVDQAPEELQDNAGNFYDLVRNADGTPKLRGGSAPQNGKVTEDPQVIQYEYKKRETPTEKPGKYIPYIPVDPSKPTDPKDPLTPPVNPNTGVPIPPVDYDGTPEDPSNNPPLPDIDGFVPVDPKDPSKPLKPKDPNDPTKGYEPPTLKNPKDPKENTPVPYVPAGSVVVHYVNEAGEEIQDPTVDTPKSPIGTEYHTNEGEKEIPKEIPGKDGKVYELVKVKDGDVEDGNVVRGITTVTYIYRLKSTPVVEKGSVIVEYKDKDGRVIADNNVVQYNQPEGTEYNTNTDAHRPLFIKGYDGKTYKRVPVGTYPVGAVDENGHLLSSEGATGKLVANTTLIVTYVYEVVEEPAKPIEEGTLEVNFVDEDGNPVAPQENSKGKPNDPYATTPKEIDGYELVRVEGDDPSGRYTNGHKKVTYVYKKKPTTPVPPVRPVPPVTPPTTPVPPVTPPTTPVPPTPGKPVEPGKPVEPSKPAEPATPATPSTPAQPAEPAKAELPNTGDTVGNAAFAYGAAALGVAALLGLGKKKSEDEE
- a CDS encoding MucBP domain-containing protein, with the translated sequence MNNQAQSLNGKTYEFKEVSKTAKVGDKDVVTVDDTNKFSDETEGTVEEGTTHVIYVYKEKQPEAPAPKGSVVVHYVNEAGEEIQDPFKDTTDQPTGTGFNTAEGDREQPGSIAKDGKTYEFKEVSKTAKVGDKDVVTVDDTNKFSDETEGTVKEGTTHVIYVYKEKQPEAPAPKGSVVVHYVNEAGEEIQSERSDLTNVDPGTRYNTGETDLEKPESILFKGKTYEFKEVSQTPKVGDETVVKENITKEFSSQEKTKVMS
- a CDS encoding MucBP domain-containing protein; translated protein: MSTKLVKKSKIHSKIQQINQQVQASTQLKGDREQPGSIAKDGKTYEFKEVSKTAKVGDKDVVTVDDTNKFSDETEGTVKEGTTHVIYVYKEKQPEAPAPKGSVVVHYVNEAGEEIQDPFKDTTDQPTGTGFNTAEGDREQPGSIAKDGKTYEFKEVSKTAKVGDKDVVTVDDTNKFSDETEGTVKEGTTHVIYVYKEKQPEAPAPKGSVVVHYVNEAGEEIQDPFKDTTDQPTGTGFNTAEGDREQPGTIAKDGKTYEFKEVSKTAKVGDKDVVTVDDTNKFSDETEGTVEEGTTHVIYVYKEKQPEAPAPKGSVVVHYVNEAGEEIQDPFKDTTDQPTGTGFNTAEGDREQPGSIAKDGKTYEFKEVSKTAKVGDKDVVTVDDTNKFSDETEGTVKEGTTHVIYVYKEKQPEAPAPKGSVVVHYVNEAGEEIQDPFKDTTDQPTGTGFNTAEGDREQPGSIAKDGKTYEFKEVSKTAKVGDKDVVTVDDTNKFSDETEGTVKEGTTHVIYVYKEKQPEAPAPKGSVVVHYVNEAGEEIQDPFKDTTDQPTGTGFNTAEGDREQPGTIAKWQDL
- a CDS encoding MucBP domain-containing protein; its protein translation is MTSAYSGKTYRRVPAGDDYRVGKVDEKGHLTSSAPVSGEVKEELQTVTYIYKEVKGSVVVHYVNEAGEEIQDPFKDTTDQPTGTGFNTAEGRP